The Chanos chanos chromosome 6, fChaCha1.1, whole genome shotgun sequence genome includes a region encoding these proteins:
- the exo5 gene encoding exonuclease V gives MDNSTSAELNDWDGISDSEFLDIPLEYPGADVCGSGRKRTGDIVKCSCNVSRRGINCLDFMDNSSSEELDDWDGISDSEFLDIPLEYPGPGSPQPTCCTRDSNEDKQFHHVTKTPDRSKERNEDRKSCEEIQGVKRKIYRVAPRSPMERFRRQHLNVTLLSEQSWCEMKVVNGLLRPQIRKREKECERMRTGAIIHLEREMAIPKTIPVDIRPREDTEAVKLLHLLQMIPELLEGQCVREFPVFGVLEGVFFMGVIDELSYNHKGELVLSELKTRTHKSMPHSAQTARDCFQVGMYKLLFDGMVKHEVQRHHFIDYLKLRPRQVLDAVVRAYAGNIGVQVDTFGELLDIFFMFLTWFDLSCVDVLQLEYCYQGSGLPIGTKKVQFDEALLRAELQASLAYWTGEREPRGVDIEEAWKCRSCAYQDCCDWRKGRSQLFETMNATPGLK, from the exons ATGGATAACTCAACAAGTGCAGAACTGAACGATTGGGATGGCATTAGTGACTCGGAATTTCTCGACATTCCATTGGAATATCCTGGGGCAG ATGTTTGCGGAAGTGGAAGAAAGCGCACTGGAGACATAGTTAAGTGCAGTTGCAATGTCAGTAGACGTGGGATAAACTGTTTAGACTTTATGGATAATTCATCAAGTGAAGAACTGGACGATTGGGATGGCATCAGTGACTCAGAATTTCTTGATATCCCATTGGAATATCCTGGGCCAg GCTCTCCTCAGCCAACTTGCTGTACTCGTGATTCAAATGAAGATAAACAATTTCATCATGTCACAAAGACACCTGACCGCTCCAAGGAAAG AAATGAGGACAGAAAGAGCTGTGAGGAAATCCAAGGCGTGAAAAGGAAAATCTACCGCGTTGCACCCCGGAGTCCGATGGAGCGCTTCCGACGTCAGCACTTGAACGTGACCCTGCTGTCTGAGCAGTCCTGGTGTGAGATGAAGGTAGTTAATGGGCTTCTGAGACCACagatcagaaaaagagagaaagagtgcgaAAGGATGCGGACTGGCGCAATCATTCACCTGGAAAGAG AGATGGCGATCCCTAAAACGATTCCCGTCGATATCCGGCCCAGGGAGGACACTGAGGCTGTTAAGCTTCTCCACTTGCTGCAGATGATTCCGGAATTACTCGAAG GGCAGTGTGTGCGGGAGTTTCCTGTTTTTGGGGTACTGGAGGGAGTTTTCTTCATGGGCGTTATTGATGAACTGAGCTATAACCACAAAGGAGAGCTGGTCCTGAGTGAACTGAAAACTCGCACGCATAAATCAATGCCTCACAGTGCGCAGACCGCCCGGGACTGCTTTCAG gTGGGCATGTATAAACTCCTGTTTGATGGAATGGTCAAACATGAAGTCCAGAGACACCACTTCATCGATTACCTGAAATTGCGGCCAAGGCAGGTTCTGGACGCAGTTGTCCGGGCCTATGCTGGGAACATTGGAGTTCAAGTGGACACATTCGGAGAGCTCCTCgacattttctttatgtttctgACCTGGTTCGATCTTAGCTGTGTCGACGTCCTACAGCTGGAGTACTGCTATCAGGGCTCTGGACTACCAATTGGGACCAAAAAGGTCCAGTTTGACGAGGCCCTTCTGCGGGCAGAATTACAGGCTTCTTTGGCCTACTGGACAGGTGAGAGGGAGCCCAGAGGAGTGGACATAGAGGAGGCCTGGAAGTGCCGGTCGTGCGCCTATCAGGATTGTTGTGACTGGAGAAAAGGCAGATCCCAGCTCTTTGAGACTATGAATGCTACCCCGGGACTCAAATAA
- the rflnb gene encoding refilin-B — protein sequence MVGRLNLQNVSDDDPLHMNFKADRVLDSPDSGLPPSPSPSPWLLPVSGERATGSSISEDECRVSSVAPVKSGKYVPQLHPLSYGEGIEFDPLPPKEIRYTSSVRYDSDRHFIQDVSLQPKGLGLELCSQTVLALPQSTWRRYKTQLEFQPRQRVQRYQSTTIVYPKHARTLYTTELSYDGRKLAKRFLSSVELEASDNRGTQ from the exons ATGGTGGGTAGATTGAATTTGCAGAATGTGTCAGACGACGATCCACTGCATATGAATTTTAAAGCTGATCGGGTATTGGACAGTCCGGACTCTGGTCTGCCGCCTAGTCCGAGTCCGAGCCCATGGTTATTACCGGTCAGCGGTGAAAGAGCGACCGGGAGTTCGATTTCAGAAGACGAGTGCAGAGTGTCATCTGTG GCTCCTGTTAAGTCGGGGAAGTATGTGCCTCAGTTGCATCCATTGTCATATGGAGAGGGGATTGAATTTGATCCTTTGCCACCAAAAGAGATAAG ATATACATCTTCTGTGCGTTATGACTCGGATCGACACTTCATCCAGGACGTGTCTCTGCAGCCCAAGGGTTTGGGTCTAGAGCTTTGCAGCCAGACTGTTTTGGCTCTGCCCCAGAGTACCTGGAGACGATATAAGACCCAGCTTGAATTCCAGCCTCGTCAGCGAGTTCAGCGCTATCAAAGCACCACCATCGTCTATCCCAAACACGCGCGGACCCTCTACACTACCGAGTTGAGTTACGATGGACGTAAGTTAGCCAAGCGCTTTCTCTCTAGCGTGGAGCTCGAAGCATCCGACAACAGAGGTAcccagtga